In Deltaproteobacteria bacterium, the DNA window GTGGCCACCGGCTCGATTGTTCCCCGCAAGGAAATCGACATCAAGCCTCAAATTTCGGGGGTCGTTGAAAAAATATTCGTGGAGCCGGGGGACACATTGAAAAAGAATGCGTTGATCGCCAGGCTGGAAATCATACCCGACATGATCAGCCTCAACAACGCCGAAACCAGGCTGAACCAGGCGCGCATCAGCCTGAAGAATGCCGAACTGGAATTGAAGCGCCGTGAAAAGCTGTACGAGAAAAAAATTGTCACCGAAGCGGAATACACGCAGTACGAAACTGCCTACGACCAGGCCGTAGAGGAGGTCGCCTCGGCCGAAAGCAACCTGCAGCTGATTAAAAAAGGAACCTCGAACCAGTCAAAAGAGACCACCAACACCCTGATCCGCTCGACCATCAACGGCATGGTCCTGGACATCCCTGTCGAAGAAGGCGATTCCGTCATCGAGGCCAATACCTTTAACGCCGGTACCACCATCGCCACGGTGGCCGACATGCAGGAGTTGATCTTCAAGGGCGAGGTGGACGAGTCGGAAGTCGGCAGAATGAAAGTGGGCATGGAGCTGGTTCTGACCATCGGTGCCTTCCCCGACGAAAGCTTCGAGGCCGGACTGGAGTACATTGCTCCCAAGGGGAAAGAGGACAACGGTACCGTCCAGTTCGAAATCCGAGCCGCCCTCGAGCTGAAGGAATCCCGTTTCTTGAGGGCCGGCTACAGCGCCAACGCCGATATCGTTTTCGAAAAAAGAATCGGCGTCATGGCCGTAAAGGAAAGCCTGCTGCGATTCGAAGACGGCCGGGCGTATGTCGAAATCGAAACCGCCCCCCAGACGTTCGAAAAGCGCTGGGTGAAGCTGGGACTCTCCGACGGCATCGATGTCGAAATTCTCTCCGGGCTCTCTCCGTCGGACCGCATCAAGGTGTGGGACCGACCGAGGAGGCGCTAGATGGAGGGTGCAAGATCGGAAGGCAAGAGGCAGTTGCCTTTCGATTTTCGCGCCCATCCCCTTGCAAAAAATCACTTTCTCCTATACTTGTAAATAGATAGAATCCATTGAAAATATGTTTGTTTTGATCATTCTTAACATTTAAAACGCTCAACTTAGTTACCCTAAGGTTGCATATGGATACGACTCAACAAGCCCAACATGCCGGGAAAGCAAAAATTCTGCTCGGAACGCTGGGACACGAGGCCAAAAACCGGGCCCTCGACAACATTATTCAGGGGCTGCAAGCCAAAAGGCAGGCCATTGTCGCCGCCAATCAAGCCGACCTCGATCTGGCCGCAAAGGAAAACCTGGCCGCTCCGCTGCTCAAACGCCTCAAGTTCGACGATCAGAAGATCGAAGAAGCCTGCGAGGGGCTAGCCAGCCTGATCAAGCTGGAAGATCCCGTGGGCAGAATTCTGGACGCCACGGAACTGGACGAGGGGCTCGAACTCTTCAAGGTAAGCTGCCCCATCGGCGTCATCGGCGTCATATTCGAATCCAGGCCCGACGCTTTGGTTCAAATCGCCTCGCTGTGCCTCAAAAGCGGCAACGCCGTCCTGCTCAAAGGCGGCCGGGAAGCGGCCAACACCAACCGAATCCTGGCCGACATCATCGACAGCGCCGCTGTCCGTGCCGGTGCGCCCGAGGGCTGGCTGGGCCTCATGGAAACCCGCTCGGACGTGGAGGATCTCCTGGGCATGTCCGGCTACGTGGATCTCATCGTACCCCGGGGAAGCAATGCCTTCGTCCGCCACATCATGCAACATACCACCATCCCCGTGCTGGGGCACGCCGACGGCATCTGCCACGTCTATGTCGACGGCGACGCCGATCTCGACATGGCGCTGAGGATCGCGCTGGACAGCAAATGCCAGTATGTCGCCGTGTGCAATGCCGCCGAGACCCTCCTGGTTCACCAGGACACGGCCCGGACTTTCCTGCCGCGCCTGAAGGAACGCTTCGACGAAAAGGGGGTAGAGATCCGCGGCTGCGAACGAACGGCCGCTGTCATCGACGTCGCCGCAGCCGTCGAGGCGGATTGGGCCACGGAGTACCTCGACCTGATCATCTCCATAAAGGTCGTGGACAGCCTGACGGAAGCCGTCGACCACATCAACCGCTACGGTTCGGGTCACACCGACGTCATCGTCACCGGAAACCGGGAAAAGGCAATGCGTTTCATGGAACAGGTCGACTCGGCCGATGTCTTCGTGAACTGCAGCAG includes these proteins:
- a CDS encoding efflux RND transporter periplasmic adaptor subunit, with the protein product MKIILKAIVTLIILAVFAGTLYFLYEKSKEKPVIYQTRKPFTTNIVSKAVATGSIVPRKEIDIKPQISGVVEKIFVEPGDTLKKNALIARLEIIPDMISLNNAETRLNQARISLKNAELELKRREKLYEKKIVTEAEYTQYETAYDQAVEEVASAESNLQLIKKGTSNQSKETTNTLIRSTINGMVLDIPVEEGDSVIEANTFNAGTTIATVADMQELIFKGEVDESEVGRMKVGMELVLTIGAFPDESFEAGLEYIAPKGKEDNGTVQFEIRAALELKESRFLRAGYSANADIVFEKRIGVMAVKESLLRFEDGRAYVEIETAPQTFEKRWVKLGLSDGIDVEILSGLSPSDRIKVWDRPRRR
- a CDS encoding glutamate-5-semialdehyde dehydrogenase — its product is MDTTQQAQHAGKAKILLGTLGHEAKNRALDNIIQGLQAKRQAIVAANQADLDLAAKENLAAPLLKRLKFDDQKIEEACEGLASLIKLEDPVGRILDATELDEGLELFKVSCPIGVIGVIFESRPDALVQIASLCLKSGNAVLLKGGREAANTNRILADIIDSAAVRAGAPEGWLGLMETRSDVEDLLGMSGYVDLIVPRGSNAFVRHIMQHTTIPVLGHADGICHVYVDGDADLDMALRIALDSKCQYVAVCNAAETLLVHQDTARTFLPRLKERFDEKGVEIRGCERTAAVIDVAAAVEADWATEYLDLIISIKVVDSLTEAVDHINRYGSGHTDVIVTGNREKAMRFMEQVDSADVFVNCSSRFSDGFRFGLGAEVGISTNKIHARGPVGLEGLMIYKWRLIGNGHIVADYTGQNAKAFTHRKI